ACCAATGGTCTTAGTTCTGGTGGGATAACTGGAAGTACACGCATAATCATCCACTCTGGTCTGTTGATCATTCTTGTATTAGCACCTCTCAATGCTTCTACAACGTTCAATCTTTTCAGCGCTTCAGTTCTTCTTTGTTTTGAACCTTCGTTGTGAGCTTTGTGTCTCAAGTCGAAAGACAATGCATCAAGGTCGATTCTTTTTAATAATTCCTCAACAGCTTCAGCACCCATTTTAGCGATGAATTTGTTTGGATCAGAATCGTCAAGATATTGGTTCTCGATCGGAAGAGTTTCCATGATATCAAGGTACTCTTCTTCAGTTAAGAACTCCATGTTTTCGAAATCAGAACCGTCTAATTTTTTAGCAATACCTTGTTGAATCACTACATATCTTTCGTAGTAGATGATCATATCTAATTTCTTAGAAGGAATTCCTAAAAGGTAACCGATTTTGTTCGGTAAAGAACGGAAATACCAGATGTGAGCGATAGGAACAACAAGGTTGATGTGCCCAATTCTCTCTCTTCTTACTTTTTTCTCCGTAACTTCTACACCACAACGGTCACAAACGATCCCTTTGTAACGAATTCTCTTGTATTTACCACAAGCACATTCGTAATCCTTTACAGGACCGAAGATTTTTTCACAGAACAAACCGTCTCTTTCAGGCTTATGCGTTCTGTAGTTAATAGTTTCCGGCTTAAGAACCTCCCCTCTTGAGTCTTGTAAAATAGACTCCGGTGAAGCTAAACCGATGGTTATTTTATTAAATCTACTTGATTTATTTTTATTTGACATAATTTTATTTTTGATTAAAAGATTAAAGATTGAAAGATTTAAAAATTACTTTCGCTCTTATATCTCGGAGTTAATTAATACTTTAATTTTTATAATTAAATCTTAATTTACTCCTCCAATCTTACGTCTAATCCAAGACCTTGTAACTCGTGAAGTAATACGTTGAATGATTCTGGAATACCTGGTTCAGGCATAGATTCACCTTTAGCAATTGCTTCATAAGTTTTCGCTCTACCAATCACGTCATCCGACTTCACAGTCAAGATTTCTCTTAGGATATTCGATGCACCGAATGCTTCAAGTGCCCAAACCTCCATCTCTCCGAATCTCTGACCTCCGAACTGAGCTTTACCTCCTAACGGCTGCTGAGTAATCAATGAGTAAGGCCCAATAGAACGTGCGTGCATTTTGTCATCAACCATGTGACCTAGCTTCAACATATAGATAATACCTACTGTTGCAGCCTGAGTAAATCTTTCTCCGGTACCACCATCATAAAGGTGAGTGTGACCGAATTTAGGAACTCCTGCTTTTTCAGTATATTCAGTAATCTGTTCTAAGCTAGCTCCGTCGAAGATAGGTGTAGCGAACTTCAATCCTAATTTCTGACCAGCCCATCCAAGAACTGTTTCATAGATCTGACCGATGTTCATACGAGAAGGTACCCCTAGTGGATTCAATACGATATCTACCGGTGTTCCGTCTTCTAGGAATGGCATATCTTCTTCACGAACGATTCTCGAAACGATACCTTTGTTACCGTGACGTCCTGCCATTTTATCTCCTACGTTCAGTTTACGTTTCTTAGCGATGTAAACTTTAGCCAACTTCATGATACCTGCTGGTAATTCGTCTCCGATTGAAAGTGCAAACTTCTCACGGTTTTTAACCCCTTGAATATCGTTGAATTTGATTTTGTAGTTGTGAATTAATTGTTTGATCAATTCATTTTTGTCATTGTCAACTGTCCAGTCAGAACCGCTTACGTTAACATAATCTTCAACTGAAGTCAATAATTTGTGAGTGAATTTCACTCCTTTGCTGATGATCTCTTCATCTAAGTCGTTGGTAACTCCCTGAGAAGTTTTACCGCTAACAAGAATATTTAATTTTTCAATTAAAGTATTTCTTAAATCATCAAACTTAGCCTTGTAAGTGTTTTCAATCTCTTCAAGTTTAAGTTTTTCTTCAGTTCTCTTCTTTTTATCTTTAATGTTTCTTGAGAACAATTTTTTGTTGATAACAACACCTCTTAATGAAGAGTCTGCCTTCAATGAAGCATCCTTTACATCACCAGCTTTGTCACCAAAGATTGCTCTAAGAAGTTTTTCTTCAGGAGTCGGGTCAGATTCACCTTTTGGAGTAATTTTACCAATCATGATATCTCCAGGCTTCACTTCAGCACCAATTCTGATCATACCGTTCTCGTCAAGATCTTTAGTAGCTTCTTCAGAAACGTTAGGAATATCTGCTGTAAGCTCTTCCATACCTAATTTAGTATCACGAACTTCAAGAGAATATTCATCTACGTGGATTGAAGTAAACCAGTCTTCACGCACAACTTTTTCGTTGATTACGATAGCATCCTCAAAGTTGTAACCCTTCCAAGGCATGAACGCAACCACTAAGTTTCTACCAAGAGCTAATTCTCCTTTTTCAGTAGCATAACCGTCGCAAAGTACTTGTCCTTTTTCCACTACATCACCTACTCTTACGTTTGGTCTTAGGGTAATTGTTGTACTCTGGTTGGTTTTTCTGAACTTAGTTAATTTATATGTTTTAGTAGCAGACTCGAATTGTACTAAATCTTCGTCTTCGCTTCTTTCATATTTAATCACAATTCTGTCAGCATCTACGTACTCTACAGTACCTCTACCTTCAGCATTGATCAAAATTCTTGAATCTCTCGCAACTTGTTGTTCCAGACCTGTACCTACGATTGGAGCTTGTGGCTTCAACAAAGGAACTGCCTGACGCATCATGTTGGATCCCATCAACGCACGGTTCGCATCATCATGTTCCAAGAAAGGAATCAATGAAGCTGAAATACCAGAGATCTGGTTTGGTGCAACGTCGATTAGGTTCACCTGAGCTGGCTCAACTACCGGGTAGTCACCATCCAATCTTGCAATAATTCTGTCTGTTAAGAAATCACCGTTATCGCTCAATTCAACGTTTGCCTGAGCAATTACTTTGTCTTCTTCGTCCTCAGCATTTAAGTAGATAGGATCTGCAGCAAGATCAATCTTACCATCTTCTACTTTTCTGTACGGAGTTTCGATGAAACCTAGTCTGTTGATTTTAGCATAAATACCTAAAGATGAAATCAAACCGATGTTTGGTCCTTCCGGAGTTTCAATCGGGCAAATTCTTCCGTAGTGAGTATGGTGAACGTCACGAACCTCGAAACCTGCTCTTTCTCTTGATAAACCACCAGGCCCTAGTGCAGAAAGTCTACGCTTGTGCGTGATTTCTGAAAGCGGGTTGGTTTGGTCCATGAACTGAGAAAGCTGGTTGGTACCAAAGAACGAGTTGATTACTGATGTTAAAGTTTTAGCATTAACAAGATCAAGCGGAGTAAAGATTTCGTTATCTCTAACGTTCATTCTCTCCTTAATCGTTCTT
The sequence above is a segment of the Chryseobacterium sp. MYb264 genome. Coding sequences within it:
- the rpoB gene encoding DNA-directed RNA polymerase subunit beta, whose translation is MSKTPATTRVNQRVNFSSAKGKIITPDFLDIQIESFSEFFQLDTLPEDRTDEGLYKTFQENFPITDSRNQFVLEFLDYLVDSPRYSIDECVERGLTYSVPLKARLKLYCTDPEHEDFQTVVQDVYLGPVPYMTPSGSFIINGAERVIVTQLHRSPGVFFGQTYHANGTKLYYSRIIPFKGSWMEFTTDINSVMYAYIDRKKKLPLTTLLRAIGYESDKDILQIFDLAEEVKVSKAALKKVEGRTLAARVLNTWFEDFVDEDTGEVVSIERNEIILDRETILEKEHLDLILDAGVKSILIHKENSNEFSIIQNTLQKDPTNSEKEAVEYIYRQLRNADPPDEETARGIIEKLFFSEQRYSLGEVGRYRLNKKLNLNIPTATEVLTKEDIIAIVRHLIELVNSKTDVDDIDHLSNRRIKTVGEQLAGQFGVGLSRIARTIKERMNVRDNEIFTPLDLVNAKTLTSVINSFFGTNQLSQFMDQTNPLSEITHKRRLSALGPGGLSRERAGFEVRDVHHTHYGRICPIETPEGPNIGLISSLGIYAKINRLGFIETPYRKVEDGKIDLAADPIYLNAEDEEDKVIAQANVELSDNGDFLTDRIIARLDGDYPVVEPAQVNLIDVAPNQISGISASLIPFLEHDDANRALMGSNMMRQAVPLLKPQAPIVGTGLEQQVARDSRILINAEGRGTVEYVDADRIVIKYERSEDEDLVQFESATKTYKLTKFRKTNQSTTITLRPNVRVGDVVEKGQVLCDGYATEKGELALGRNLVVAFMPWKGYNFEDAIVINEKVVREDWFTSIHVDEYSLEVRDTKLGMEELTADIPNVSEEATKDLDENGMIRIGAEVKPGDIMIGKITPKGESDPTPEEKLLRAIFGDKAGDVKDASLKADSSLRGVVINKKLFSRNIKDKKKRTEEKLKLEEIENTYKAKFDDLRNTLIEKLNILVSGKTSQGVTNDLDEEIISKGVKFTHKLLTSVEDYVNVSGSDWTVDNDKNELIKQLIHNYKIKFNDIQGVKNREKFALSIGDELPAGIMKLAKVYIAKKRKLNVGDKMAGRHGNKGIVSRIVREEDMPFLEDGTPVDIVLNPLGVPSRMNIGQIYETVLGWAGQKLGLKFATPIFDGASLEQITEYTEKAGVPKFGHTHLYDGGTGERFTQAATVGIIYMLKLGHMVDDKMHARSIGPYSLITQQPLGGKAQFGGQRFGEMEVWALEAFGASNILREILTVKSDDVIGRAKTYEAIAKGESMPEPGIPESFNVLLHELQGLGLDVRLEE